A single region of the Glycine max cultivar Williams 82 chromosome 20, Glycine_max_v4.0, whole genome shotgun sequence genome encodes:
- the LOC100781529 gene encoding receptor-like cytosolic serine/threonine-protein kinase RBK2, with translation MANHKLDCCLCDQKKSQANKPKKLTIAEALDLQSDLLHPDTNANTRPKRATKRQASLFSCSSSAHDLRHLELEKEKENIASPRGVLEACMKDFDSHDQSHESKATCSTTRARSHWSKFFKIWRKKSFKRLGSLPPLISVPKIPKWKSKSSRENQVLSKLYNFRSSWVTFSLSELRNATNNFSDENIIGRGGFAEVYKGCLQDGQLIAVKKLSKGTTDEKTAGFLCELGVIAHVDHPNTAKLVGCCVEGEMQLVFELSTLGSLGSLLHGSDKKKLDWSKRYKIALGIADGLLYLHECCHRRIIHRDIKAENILLTENFEPQICDFGLAKWLPEQWTHHSVSKFEGTFGYFAPEYFMHGIVDEKTDVFSFGVLLLEIITGRPAVDHMQQSVVIWAKPLLDANHIKDLVDPSLGDDYKREQMGCVVLTASMCIEHSPILRPRMSQVVTLLRGEDHVLKATKSSRRRPLQRAYSEELLDAQEYNSTKHLRDLKRFEQIALG, from the exons atggccAATCACAAACTAGATTGTTGTTTGTG TGACCAGAAGAAAAGCCAAGCTAATAAACCGAAGAAGCTTACAATTGCAGAAGCTTTAGATCTTCAATCTGATTTGCTGCACCCCGATACCAATGCCAATACGAGGCCCAAAAGAGCTACCAAGAGACAAGCCTCTCTATTTTCTTGTTCATCTTCTGCCcatg ACTTGAGGCATTTGGAAttggagaaagagaaagaaaatatagcATCACCAAGAGGAGTCTTGGAAGCCTGCATGAAAGACTTTGACTCTCACGACCAATCACATGAATCGAAAGCCACTTGTTCAACCACGAGGGCACGCTCTCACTGGTCCAAATTCTTCAAAATTTGGAGGAAAAAATCTTTTAAGCGCCTAGGCTCCCTCCCTCCTCTTATTAGTGTGCCAAAGATACCGAAGTGGAAAAGCAAAAGCAGCAGAGAAAACCAAGTTCTAAGTAAGCTATACAACTTCAGGTCTTCTTGGGTCACTTTCAGCCTCTCTGAACTCAGAAATGCAACCAACAATTTTAGTGATG AAAATATAATTGGAAGAGGTGGCTTTGCTGAGGTTTACAAAGGGTGTCTCCAAGATGGACAATTAATAGCTGTGAAGAAATTGAGTAAAGGGACCACAGATGAAAAAACCGCAGGCTTTCTATGTGAGCTAGGTGTAATTGCTCATGTTGACCATCCTAATACTGCAAAGCTAGTTGGATGTTGTGTAGAAGGGGAAATGCAACTTGTCTTTGAACTCTCTACACTCGGAAGTTTAGGATCTCTTCTTCATG GTtcagataaaaagaaattagattGGAGTAAAAGGTATAAAATTGCTCTGGGAATAGCTGATGGTCTCCTCTATCTGCATGAGTGTTGTCACAGGCGAATCATTCATAGAGATATCAAGGCAGAGAATATTCTGCTCACGGAGAATTTTGAGCCACAG atatGTGATTTTGGACTTGCAAAGTGGTTACCAGAACAATGGACTCACCATAGTGTATCAAAATTTGAAGGCACATTTgg CTATTTTGCTCCTGAATATTTCATGCATGGAATAGTAGATGAGAAAACTGATGTTTTTTCATTTGGGGTCCTACTTTTGGAGATCATAACTGGGCGTCCAGCGGTGGATCATATGCAGCAGAGTGTTGTGATATGG GCAAAACCATTGCTTGACGCTAATCATATCAAGGACCTTGTTGATCCTTCTCTTGGCGACGATTATAAACGAGAACAGATGGGTTGTGTTGTTTTAACTGCATCAATGTGCATTGAGCACTCTCCTATCTTACGCCCCCGCATGAGTCAG GTTGTAACACTGCTAAGAGGTGAAGACCATGTTCTGAAAGCTACAAAATCAAGCCGAAGGAGGCCTCTACAAAGAGCATACTCAGAAGAGCTACTAGACGCGCAAGAATACAACTCAACAAAACATCTAAGAGATCTCAAGCGATTTGAGCAGATTGCATTGGGTTAA
- the LOC100777087 gene encoding FAF domain-containing protein produces MVFFLYVPILLSLSFSFLLHVFKKHIHISLLDLVTTFNSTNIMIDNYKLYPNQIGFIEDVSEGIEGFMTCTKNLGFQSIDISDKIDDNDNNNDDEDEDNCWRKTRVTEGKGNFPPPLSSLNGNGQPSFILVPVRKNGRLQLSKVRIKKPKILYATRQDGRLKLFLVPDQCVKDNAQEDEKEQEQELVDDMEEHTEEEEGMMIVESMEEEEEEDDDEVVEEITYYEQKDFRIGEWKFPNERSRKCHEVLNHIQSHHHHHGHGSHHHLHMYGFSIA; encoded by the coding sequence ATGGTTTTCTTTCTCTATGTGCCTATTCTTCTTTCACTTTCTTTCTCGTTCCTTCTCCATGTGTTTAAGAAGCATATTCACATTTCCTTATTGGATCTTGTCACCACCTTCAACTCTACCAACATAATGATTGACAACTACAAGCTTTATCCCAATCAGATTGGTTTTATTGAAGATGTTAGTGAAGGGATTGAAGGGTTTATGACTTGCACCAAAAATCTTGGTTTCCAAAGCATTGATATTAGTGATAAAATCGATGataatgacaataataatgatgatgaggATGAAGATAATTGTTGGAGGAAAACAAGGGTGACAGAAGGTAAAGGAAACTTTCCTCCACCACTTTCGTCGTTGAATGGGAATGGACAACCTAGTTTCATTCTTGTACCGGTAAGGAAAAATGGAAGGTTACAACTCAGCAAAGTAAGAATTAAGAAACCAAAAATTCTCTATGCTACCCGACAAGATGGACGATTGAAATTGTTCCTCGTTCCAGATCAATGTGTAAAGGATAATGCACAAGAAgatgagaaagaacaagaacaagaactaGTAGATGACATGGAGGAACATACAGAGGAGGAAGAAGGCATGATGATAGTAGAATCAatggaggaagaggaagaagaagatgatgatgaagtgGTTGAAGAGATTACCTATTATGAGCAAAAGGATTTTAGGATTGGAGAGTGGAAGTTTCCTAACGAAAGATCTAGGAAGTGTCATGAAGTTTTGAATCATATTCAAagccatcatcatcatcatggtcATGGGAGTCATCACCACCTACATATGTATGGATTTAGCATTGCATGA
- the LOC100777603 gene encoding phosphoglycerate mutase-like protein AT74: protein MVSVLPKRIILMRHGESQGNLNTAAYTTTPDHSIQLTAQGMTQARHAGEQLRRVMGGDGCSPDWRVQFYVSPYGRTRSTLRELGRHFSRKRIIGVREESRVREQDFGNFQVEERMKVIKETRERFGRFFYRFPEGESAADVFDRVSSFFESLWRDIDMNRLRHDPSNDLNFVIVSHGLTSRIFLMKWFKWTVEQFEHLNNFGNCEFRVMQLGSGGEYSLAVHHTEEEMLEWGLSPEMIADQKWRATAIRGDWNDQCPWYLDAFFDHLPDDDAVENEAETNSLSVCA from the exons ATGGTTTCTGTCCTTCCGAAGAGGATAATACTGATGCGGCATGGGGAGTCACAGGGGAACCTAAATACAGCGGCTTACACTACCACACCCGATCACAGCATTCAGTTAACGGCGCAGGGCATGACCCAGGCCCGCCACGCCGGCGAGCAGCTCCGCCGCGTGATGGGCGGCGATGGGTGTTCTCCTGACTGGCGGGTACAATTCTATGTGTCTCCCTACGGACGCACCCGATCAACGCTCCGCGAGCTCGGACGGCATTTTTCGAGAAAGAGGATAATCGGCGTGAGGGAAGAGTCGCGGGTTCGAGAACAGGACTTCGGAAACTTTCAGGTGGAAGAGAGGATGAAGGTGATAAAGGAAACACGTGAACGTTTTGGAAGGTTCTTCTATCGCTTTCCCGAGGGAGAGTCCGCCGCTGACGTTTTCGATCGCGTTTCAA GTTTCTTTGAATCTCTGTGGAGGGACATAGACATGAACAGGCTTCGTCATGATCCTTCCAATGATCTGAATTTCGTAATTGTTTCTCACGGTCTGACATCGCGTATTTTCCTTATGAAGTGGTTCAAGTGGACGGTTGAGCAGTTTGAGCACCTAAACAATTTTGGCAACTGCGAGTTCCGCGTTATGCAGCTTGGAAGTGGTGGAGAATACAGCTTAGCTGTTCATCACACAGAGGAAGAAATGCTAGAATGGGGACTCTCTCCTGAGATGATAGCTGACCAGAAATGGCGCGCCACCGCGATCAGGGGTGACTGGAATGATCAGTGCCCCTGGTACCTTGATGCTTTTTTTGATCATCTTCCTGATGATGATGCTGTGGAAAATGAAGCTGAAACTAATTCTTTAAGTGTATGTGCATAG